One stretch of Caldinitratiruptor microaerophilus DNA includes these proteins:
- a CDS encoding O-antigen ligase family protein has translation MALYVVATAVAVFPQGHVDVTLQHAAALMALWMVREEVARSPGRLAALGWAVVAGGLAVAAVALSPYAGRGVADQETLTAMALIGADGRLGASFQYPNTAAIYFEAIALLAAGLAVSSRRRVPAYAAAAAAVYILSVAFVLAASRGAVLVLASALLLLPAGLPAGRRMPAFLLLAGPLVAAAATARGFMESGAWRDWTEALKWLSLGTLASVAGGVVLAALMSAPPRLRGCFIVGMVAVGGLVSGVGFTATSPADLVRRHLPQHAARLLDMDWRTRNALLRFYYDRDALKILQDRPWLGGGGRAWERLYHQHQTFWYAASETHNGFLQTATETGVPGPAALLVFWAVLTYTGWKGAHAKGPEGTRAAVWPLAAAALTIGLHSAVDFDLSYFFVQLLIWTLAGAIAGASFPTPTVDQVATDEAPAEQRQTGPNTSPRCGRSRRSGTAALRGVHPALAAAAGAVVLAVALPHAASAVATHRAWKRLDAGDSAGAISLFRLAARLAPLDPQPHVGLARANPGKREQIDHLAAAEARDPYWFLWHEEEATAHLARQDWIAAARSAERALRLAPTRAQAYYLALGAYGEAAIEAVLTGDRSAGERLARRTVDIAEQLVRRRQATEPVKHLWPDAQPALTPVFHLRYGQALALLGDPRRAVPHLGEAAKSAAHRIQAEIWLYLALEAAGQRDQAAELKNRPWVRALDINPVRGALRSVQVDRAAGTRYLLRAP, from the coding sequence TTGGCGCTCTACGTCGTCGCCACGGCCGTGGCCGTGTTTCCGCAGGGGCACGTGGACGTTACGCTCCAGCACGCCGCGGCGCTCATGGCCCTGTGGATGGTTCGAGAGGAGGTGGCCCGCAGCCCGGGTCGCCTCGCCGCCCTCGGCTGGGCAGTCGTGGCGGGCGGACTCGCGGTCGCGGCCGTGGCTCTCTCTCCGTATGCGGGCAGGGGAGTCGCCGACCAGGAGACGCTCACGGCCATGGCGCTCATCGGCGCGGACGGGCGGCTCGGGGCTTCTTTCCAATACCCGAACACCGCGGCGATCTACTTCGAGGCCATAGCCCTGCTGGCGGCCGGACTCGCCGTGTCCAGTCGCAGGCGCGTTCCCGCATACGCTGCCGCAGCCGCAGCCGTGTACATCCTCTCCGTTGCCTTCGTTCTCGCGGCCTCTCGGGGGGCGGTGCTCGTTCTGGCATCCGCGCTGCTCCTGCTCCCGGCCGGTCTGCCCGCGGGTCGGCGCATGCCTGCCTTCCTCCTCCTGGCCGGGCCTCTGGTGGCGGCCGCCGCCACAGCCCGTGGGTTCATGGAGAGCGGTGCGTGGCGTGATTGGACCGAAGCCCTGAAGTGGCTGAGCCTGGGCACCCTGGCGTCGGTGGCAGGAGGCGTGGTCCTGGCGGCCCTCATGAGTGCACCTCCGCGGCTGCGGGGCTGTTTCATCGTAGGTATGGTGGCCGTTGGGGGGCTGGTGTCCGGCGTCGGTTTCACAGCGACGAGTCCGGCCGACCTGGTGCGTCGCCACCTCCCGCAGCACGCCGCCCGGCTCCTGGACATGGATTGGCGCACACGAAACGCCCTCCTCCGTTTTTACTACGATCGCGACGCCCTGAAGATCTTACAGGACCGGCCCTGGCTGGGGGGCGGCGGGCGAGCGTGGGAACGGCTCTACCACCAGCACCAGACCTTCTGGTACGCAGCGTCGGAAACGCACAACGGCTTCCTCCAAACCGCAACAGAGACCGGGGTGCCCGGCCCCGCGGCACTCCTCGTCTTCTGGGCGGTTCTGACGTACACGGGCTGGAAAGGTGCACACGCAAAGGGGCCCGAGGGCACGCGCGCCGCCGTCTGGCCCCTTGCGGCGGCAGCACTCACGATCGGGCTTCACAGCGCTGTGGACTTTGACCTCTCGTACTTCTTCGTTCAGCTCTTGATATGGACTCTCGCCGGAGCAATCGCCGGCGCGTCCTTCCCGACACCCACCGTGGACCAAGTCGCAACCGATGAAGCTCCTGCCGAGCAACGCCAAACAGGACCGAACACCTCGCCTCGCTGCGGGCGGAGCCGCAGGTCAGGTACCGCCGCCCTGCGCGGTGTTCACCCAGCTCTGGCCGCGGCGGCCGGAGCCGTGGTGCTCGCGGTGGCCCTTCCCCACGCGGCATCGGCGGTGGCCACGCACCGGGCGTGGAAGCGGCTGGACGCCGGCGACTCCGCCGGGGCGATCTCACTTTTCCGGCTGGCCGCCCGGCTGGCCCCTTTGGACCCGCAGCCGCACGTGGGGCTGGCGCGAGCGAACCCGGGCAAGCGGGAGCAGATCGACCACCTGGCCGCGGCCGAGGCCAGGGATCCTTACTGGTTCCTGTGGCACGAGGAAGAGGCCACCGCGCACCTCGCCCGGCAGGACTGGATTGCCGCCGCCCGGTCGGCGGAGCGAGCCCTGCGGCTGGCTCCGACCCGGGCCCAGGCCTACTACCTTGCGCTGGGCGCGTACGGCGAGGCCGCGATCGAAGCCGTGCTCACAGGCGACCGGTCAGCCGGTGAACGATTGGCCAGGCGGACCGTGGATATCGCCGAGCAACTCGTGCGAAGGCGACAGGCCACAGAACCCGTGAAGCACCTCTGGCCCGATGCGCAGCCTGCGCTCACCCCGGTCTTCCATCTCAGGTACGGGCAGGCGCTGGCACTTCTCGGGGACCCGCGTCGGGCTGTTCCTCACCTCGGAGAAGCAGCGAAAAGTGCCGCGCACCGGATTCAGGCCGAGATCTGGCTCTACCTGGCACTGGAAGCGGCCGGCCAACGAGACCAGGCTGCAGAGTTGAAGAACCGCCCGTGGGTTCGGGCCCTGGACATCAACCCCGTGCGCGGCGCCCTCCGATCCGTTCAGGTGGACCGGGCAGCCGGCACCCGCTACCTCTTACGTGCGCCGTAG
- a CDS encoding RCKP-type rubredoxin-like domain-containing protein: protein MAVWRCSLCGFEQENRCKPRKCPNCGGKDSFAKKEAEGEAKTNKKKAI, encoded by the coding sequence GTGGCGGTGTGGCGCTGTTCGCTGTGCGGCTTCGAGCAGGAGAACCGGTGCAAGCCCCGCAAGTGCCCGAACTGCGGCGGCAAGGACAGCTTCGCCAAGAAAGAGGCGGAAGGCGAGGCGAAGACCAACAAGAAGAAGGCGATCTGA
- a CDS encoding sodium-dependent bicarbonate transport family permease: MLNVPALMAENLVSPPVLFFLLGTTAALLKSDLSFPRELSSALALYLMMAIGFRGGAELAHAGLSEQVVQTALAALVLGFLLPGIAFLILTRLGRLDPVNAGAIAAHYGSISAVTFITTTNFLTFLGVGYESYMVAMMALMEAPGIVSGILLARAFSTQPDRAVTNRTVFLRSLVREALFGGSVIVLLGSFAIGILTGKEGTELLKPFVHDLFPGALALFLLDMGLTAARRLGDFIRLGRFLLGFGVVMPLIGGSLGVLGGRLVGLSPGGATLLAVLAASASYIAAPAAVRLALPGANPSLSITLALGVTFPFNVLVGIPVYYTLARLLLPS; this comes from the coding sequence ATGCTGAACGTGCCAGCGCTCATGGCGGAGAATCTCGTCTCCCCGCCTGTCCTTTTCTTCCTTCTGGGCACCACAGCGGCGTTGCTCAAGTCCGACCTGTCCTTCCCCCGGGAGCTGAGTTCTGCCCTCGCCCTCTACCTGATGATGGCCATCGGCTTTCGGGGCGGCGCCGAACTGGCCCACGCCGGCCTGTCCGAGCAGGTGGTGCAGACCGCCCTGGCGGCCCTGGTCCTCGGATTCCTCTTGCCCGGCATTGCGTTCCTGATCCTCACCCGGCTTGGCCGGCTCGATCCGGTGAACGCCGGGGCGATCGCCGCCCACTATGGGTCGATCAGCGCGGTCACATTCATCACCACGACGAACTTCCTCACCTTTCTGGGCGTAGGCTACGAGAGCTACATGGTGGCCATGATGGCCCTCATGGAGGCGCCGGGGATCGTCAGCGGAATCCTGCTGGCGCGGGCGTTCTCCACCCAACCAGACCGTGCGGTGACGAACCGAACCGTCTTTCTCCGGTCTCTGGTTCGCGAGGCGCTGTTTGGGGGCAGCGTGATCGTTCTCCTGGGAAGCTTCGCCATCGGCATCCTCACCGGGAAGGAGGGGACCGAGCTACTGAAACCGTTTGTCCACGACCTCTTCCCGGGCGCGCTCGCCCTCTTCCTCCTGGACATGGGCCTGACGGCGGCCCGCCGCCTCGGTGACTTCATCCGCCTCGGCCGGTTCCTGCTCGGCTTCGGGGTGGTAATGCCGCTCATCGGCGGGAGCCTCGGCGTGCTGGGGGGGCGACTCGTCGGGCTCAGTCCGGGGGGCGCCACGCTTCTGGCCGTGCTTGCCGCCAGCGCGTCGTACATCGCGGCTCCTGCCGCCGTCCGCCTGGCTCTTCCCGGCGCCAACCCGTCGCTCTCGATCACGCTCGCGCTTGGCGTGACGTTCCCGTTCAACGTTCTGGTCGGCATCCCGGTTTACTACACGCTGGCCCGCCTTCTCCTCCCGTCCTGA
- a CDS encoding helix-turn-helix transcriptional regulator, producing the protein MSEWTFLTNHAQVLLCIARNSRLTAREIAATVGITERAVQRILDDLEEAGYISRFRDGRRNRYEVHPELPMRHPAQRGRAVKELLNLLMPSEE; encoded by the coding sequence GTGTCCGAGTGGACGTTCCTCACCAACCACGCCCAGGTTCTGCTCTGCATCGCGCGGAACAGCCGGTTGACAGCGAGGGAGATCGCGGCCACCGTGGGCATCACGGAACGGGCAGTCCAGCGTATTCTGGACGACCTCGAGGAGGCCGGGTACATCAGCCGTTTCCGCGATGGGAGGCGGAACCGCTACGAAGTCCACCCGGAGTTGCCGATGCGGCACCCGGCGCAGCGGGGACGCGCCGTGAAGGAGCTGTTGAACCTCCTCATGCCATCCGAAGAATAG
- a CDS encoding sigma-70 family RNA polymerase sigma factor, with amino-acid sequence MVGLLGSLAEAIVRGLMLLMGYVSNSSTFPQPLTEEEEARYLSRLQQGDEEARAVLIERNLRLVAHIVKKFDNTGEETDDLISIGTVGLIKAIGTFKPDKGTRLATYAARCIENDFSMTPRRGKQWEKASVPATDRRQPCGHLP; translated from the coding sequence GTGGTGGGCCTGCTCGGGAGCCTGGCCGAAGCCATCGTGCGTGGCCTGATGCTCCTCATGGGGTACGTCTCGAACTCCAGCACCTTCCCCCAGCCCCTCACGGAAGAGGAGGAGGCCCGGTACCTCAGCCGCCTGCAGCAGGGCGATGAAGAGGCCCGGGCCGTTCTCATCGAGCGGAACCTCCGGCTGGTCGCCCATATCGTGAAGAAGTTCGACAACACCGGGGAGGAGACCGACGACCTGATCAGCATCGGTACCGTGGGTCTGATCAAGGCGATCGGCACGTTCAAGCCCGACAAGGGCACCCGGCTGGCTACCTATGCGGCGCGGTGCATCGAGAACGACTTTTCGATGACTCCGCGGCGCGGGAAACAATGGGAGAAAGCCAGCGTACCGGCTACCGATAGGCGGCAGCCTTGCGGGCACCTCCCCTGA
- a CDS encoding FitA-like ribbon-helix-helix domain-containing protein yields MPDILIRDVPGPVLEVLKNRAKQHGRSLQQELAMILREAARRSPPRSAAEVADAIRARLAQTGRDFGDSAEEQRHDRSR; encoded by the coding sequence ATGCCCGATATTCTGATCCGGGACGTACCAGGACCGGTCCTAGAGGTCCTCAAGAACCGGGCCAAGCAGCACGGTCGCTCGCTCCAGCAGGAACTGGCCATGATCTTGCGGGAAGCCGCAAGACGCAGCCCGCCCAGGTCGGCAGCGGAAGTGGCAGATGCCATCCGGGCTCGTCTGGCCCAAACCGGCCGCGATTTCGGCGACAGCGCCGAGGAGCAGCGGCATGACCGGAGCCGCTGA
- a CDS encoding type II toxin-antitoxin system VapC family toxin: MARYVVDACVAVKWYVPEVASDRAVAILKGGHELLAPELILSEFGNIIWKKVSRGSLSAPEGGEIVDAFLGTRPVECYPVEPYVRAAFDIATRYRCTVYDALYLAVAIAEDGLLVTADERFANALQNTPVAGYVSLL; encoded by the coding sequence ATGGCCCGCTACGTGGTAGACGCTTGCGTAGCCGTGAAGTGGTACGTCCCGGAGGTAGCCAGCGACCGGGCGGTGGCCATCCTGAAAGGTGGCCATGAACTCCTGGCTCCCGAACTCATCCTGTCCGAATTCGGAAACATCATCTGGAAGAAAGTGAGCCGTGGAAGCCTGTCTGCCCCTGAGGGGGGCGAGATTGTGGATGCCTTTCTGGGTACGCGGCCGGTGGAGTGTTACCCGGTTGAACCGTACGTGCGAGCTGCCTTCGACATCGCGACCCGGTACCGGTGCACCGTGTATGACGCGCTTTATCTGGCCGTGGCCATTGCGGAAGACGGTTTGCTCGTAACCGCCGATGAACGGTTTGCCAACGCACTGCAGAACACGCCCGTTGCCGGCTACGTTTCACTGCTGTGA
- a CDS encoding recombinase family protein translates to MRCAIYARVSSDESAERGHSIAFQLEECRRHAERLGATETREYLDEAVSGAVLERPGLQALLEAVRQREFNLVVVWDPDRLARNLAHQLLITEQIERYSRLTFVKFDMTGTPEGQLFYQLRGAVAQYEREKIRERMMAGKRQKAKAGRLPYRVDPYGYRYDPATSSISVIPEEAEVVRRIFREYVELGRGLNGIAHGLARDGVPSRRGGNWHRQIVRQIVMNPVYMGVYYANRRDMTGVGLNRYRPPGEKVWARERPREEWIPVPVPAIIDPDTWYRAQELMARAKQLWSRHREQYLLSGLVRCSVCGNTMTGANRKHWGKYRRTYTCRKSFAGARHPGCGQEISADRLEARVWAEVEAWLHDPDLLVATIDAPDTESLERELAEVEQALARTEAAQKHILLVLERQLANPDDALDSLNRLKERQTHLLAKRDTLRAQLAGRLRSTEEERRALAAALQHYLRRLQEDPSMETRQQIVRQLVVGVEVSETRITVRARLPHYTSTSGAPEVAPVMVLKPVS, encoded by the coding sequence GTGAGGTGCGCGATCTACGCGCGGGTGTCATCCGACGAGTCGGCCGAGAGGGGCCACAGCATCGCATTTCAGCTGGAGGAATGCCGCCGCCACGCGGAGCGCCTAGGCGCCACCGAAACCCGCGAATACCTCGACGAGGCAGTCTCGGGGGCCGTTCTCGAGCGCCCTGGCCTCCAAGCCCTCTTGGAGGCTGTCCGGCAGCGGGAATTCAACCTGGTCGTCGTGTGGGATCCCGACCGGCTCGCCCGCAACCTGGCCCATCAGTTGCTTATTACCGAACAGATCGAGCGCTACAGCCGACTCACCTTCGTGAAGTTCGACATGACTGGCACCCCGGAAGGCCAGCTTTTCTATCAGCTCCGCGGTGCAGTGGCCCAGTACGAGCGCGAGAAGATCCGCGAGCGCATGATGGCCGGCAAGCGCCAGAAGGCGAAGGCCGGCCGGCTCCCGTACAGGGTAGATCCCTATGGCTACCGCTACGACCCCGCCACTTCATCCATCAGCGTGATCCCCGAAGAGGCCGAGGTGGTCCGCCGCATCTTCCGGGAGTACGTAGAGCTGGGACGGGGCCTCAACGGCATCGCCCACGGCCTTGCCCGAGACGGCGTGCCATCCCGTCGAGGCGGTAACTGGCACCGCCAGATCGTCCGCCAGATCGTCATGAACCCCGTCTACATGGGCGTCTATTACGCGAACCGCCGTGACATGACCGGCGTGGGGCTCAACCGGTACCGTCCCCCCGGGGAGAAGGTGTGGGCGCGCGAGCGCCCCCGGGAGGAGTGGATCCCCGTTCCGGTCCCGGCCATCATCGACCCGGATACCTGGTACCGGGCGCAAGAACTCATGGCCAGGGCCAAACAACTCTGGTCACGCCACCGCGAACAATACCTCCTCTCTGGCCTCGTCAGGTGCTCCGTGTGCGGCAACACCATGACGGGAGCCAACCGGAAGCACTGGGGAAAGTACCGGCGTACCTACACCTGCCGCAAGAGCTTTGCCGGCGCCCGCCATCCGGGGTGCGGGCAGGAGATCTCGGCAGACCGGTTGGAGGCCCGGGTGTGGGCGGAGGTCGAGGCATGGCTCCACGATCCTGACCTCCTAGTCGCAACGATTGATGCGCCCGACACCGAGAGCCTCGAGCGCGAGCTCGCGGAGGTCGAGCAGGCCCTGGCCAGGACCGAGGCTGCCCAAAAGCACATCCTCCTTGTGTTGGAGCGCCAGCTCGCAAACCCGGACGACGCCCTCGACTCCCTCAACCGGCTCAAGGAGCGCCAAACCCACCTGCTCGCGAAGCGGGACACACTGCGAGCCCAGCTCGCGGGGCGTCTCCGTTCCACCGAAGAGGAACGTCGGGCCCTCGCCGCTGCCCTGCAACACTACCTCCGGCGCCTTCAGGAGGACCCCTCGATGGAGACCCGGCAGCAGATCGTCCGCCAGCTCGTCGTCGGAGTCGAGGTGAGCGAGACTCGGATCACGGTCCGAGCCCGGCTACCTCACTACACGTCAACTAGCGGAGCCCCGGAAGTCGCCCCGGTCATGGTGTTGAAGCCCGTATCTTGA
- a CDS encoding ArdC family protein, whose translation MPALSEKAQDARAIAVAALDRLAADIASGVPDAVYRYAAFLRHFHRYSLGNQILIFTQRPDATLVAGFNAWKKLGRHVKKGEKGIAILVPLGVPPLKRVDPLQALQEQQKDDTERDTLLAPPGEERAQAVRFGVGYVFDVSQTDGQPLPRSPMLVTSQVRPADVAATELAIRRSGIVLEHAPIHQAGVYGYSAGGRIRIRPGLEGGMHLRVLLHEWAHEILHNRKAPDAGEIPRAEAIRELEADATACAVAAVMGYDFGREAWAYLSPRGVTPQQVKEALPRIHRAVQVISRALGLDRERAADFGGPER comes from the coding sequence ATGCCAGCGCTTTCCGAAAAGGCCCAAGACGCTCGAGCAATCGCCGTGGCGGCCCTCGACCGCCTGGCCGCCGACATCGCCTCCGGCGTCCCCGACGCCGTGTACCGCTACGCCGCCTTCCTGCGTCACTTCCATCGCTACAGCCTTGGAAACCAGATCCTCATCTTCACCCAGCGCCCCGACGCTACCCTCGTCGCCGGGTTCAACGCCTGGAAGAAGCTCGGGCGGCACGTGAAGAAGGGTGAGAAGGGCATCGCCATCCTCGTCCCCCTGGGGGTTCCGCCGCTGAAGCGGGTCGACCCCCTCCAGGCGCTCCAGGAGCAGCAGAAGGACGACACCGAGCGCGACACCCTCCTGGCACCGCCCGGGGAGGAGCGGGCCCAGGCCGTCCGGTTCGGCGTGGGCTACGTCTTCGACGTGTCGCAGACGGACGGCCAGCCCCTCCCGAGGTCCCCCATGCTCGTGACGAGCCAGGTGCGGCCCGCCGACGTCGCGGCCACCGAGCTGGCGATCCGCAGGAGCGGGATCGTCCTCGAGCATGCACCCATCCACCAGGCGGGCGTGTACGGCTACAGCGCCGGCGGTCGCATCCGCATCCGTCCCGGTCTGGAGGGCGGGATGCACCTCCGGGTGCTCCTCCACGAGTGGGCCCACGAGATCCTGCACAACCGCAAGGCCCCGGACGCCGGGGAGATCCCCAGGGCGGAGGCCATCCGGGAGCTGGAGGCCGACGCCACCGCCTGCGCCGTGGCGGCCGTCATGGGCTACGACTTCGGGCGCGAGGCGTGGGCCTACCTCTCGCCGAGGGGGGTTACGCCGCAGCAAGTCAAGGAGGCGCTGCCCCGCATCCACCGGGCGGTGCAGGTGATCAGCCGAGCGCTTGGACTTGATCGTGAACGGGCCGCCGACTTCGGCGGCCCTGAACGTTGA
- a CDS encoding HEPN domain-containing protein, with protein sequence MAEPNKLNARQEWLLAQESLSAAEILLDHGKTRSAANRAYYAMFHAASAALWLLGAGPFHKHAAVISEFGRLLAAPQLIPRHLHRSLIDAEELRHAADYDPSAPIPSGDAQRQVEAARTFLAVIAQRFKQLLPESKGPDLTP encoded by the coding sequence GTGGCCGAACCCAACAAGCTGAACGCAAGGCAGGAGTGGCTCTTGGCGCAGGAAAGTCTGTCCGCCGCCGAAATCCTCCTGGATCACGGCAAGACGAGAAGTGCCGCCAACCGCGCCTATTACGCCATGTTTCACGCTGCCTCAGCGGCTTTGTGGCTCCTCGGCGCCGGGCCCTTCCACAAGCATGCAGCGGTCATCAGCGAGTTCGGCCGCCTGCTCGCAGCTCCTCAACTTATTCCCCGGCACCTTCACCGCTCGCTGATTGACGCAGAGGAACTCCGACACGCCGCCGACTATGACCCGAGTGCCCCTATCCCCTCGGGAGACGCCCAACGCCAGGTGGAAGCCGCACGGACCTTTCTCGCCGTGATCGCGCAACGCTTCAAGCAACTCTTGCCAGAGTCAAAAGGCCCCGACCTTACTCCGTAA
- a CDS encoding nucleotidyltransferase family protein, which yields MNHRDIEPILKEFTTSLVRALGPALKRVLLFGSYARGEAGPDSDIDVLVVVEGNGSTREQVIDVAADVSLKYSVVLAPLIRTASAWRRLEATQAPITQSIAREGIVLWPNPTS from the coding sequence ATGAACCACCGTGATATCGAACCCATCCTCAAGGAGTTTACCACCTCCCTCGTCCGCGCCCTTGGCCCCGCCTTGAAGCGGGTCTTACTCTTCGGCTCATATGCCCGCGGCGAAGCCGGCCCTGATTCCGACATCGACGTGCTGGTCGTGGTCGAAGGCAACGGCTCCACGAGAGAGCAGGTGATCGACGTCGCCGCCGACGTCAGTCTCAAGTATTCAGTCGTACTCGCACCCCTGATCCGAACGGCATCTGCCTGGCGGCGCCTTGAAGCCACCCAAGCACCGATCACCCAGAGCATTGCCCGAGAGGGGATCGTCTTGTGGCCGAACCCAACAAGCTGA